In a genomic window of Nostoc sp. UHCC 0870:
- a CDS encoding peptidylprolyl isomerase encodes MNEPKQVLITPEEVVNALKKEMNLKEFHQKILFNKVIWQVAEERGIIVTVAEIEAEANRQRREKHLEKAADTMAWLQDELVTTDDWEMGICDRLLSQKLANILFAEEVEAFFNQNKLEFEQVILYQIIVDSEKLAQEIYYQIEDREISFYEAAHLYDVDILRKQKCGYEGNLYRYNLPKDIAAVVFRTQPQQLIGPLKTEYGYHLLIVEEFLPAELTNEKYQEILNNMFQKWLLIESNNRFI; translated from the coding sequence ATGAACGAACCAAAGCAAGTATTGATTACACCAGAGGAAGTTGTTAACGCTCTCAAAAAAGAGATGAATTTAAAGGAATTTCATCAAAAAATTTTGTTTAACAAGGTGATTTGGCAAGTTGCTGAGGAACGTGGGATTATAGTGACAGTAGCAGAAATTGAAGCTGAGGCTAACCGCCAACGTCGTGAGAAGCATTTAGAGAAAGCCGCCGATACAATGGCGTGGTTACAGGATGAGTTGGTGACGACTGATGATTGGGAAATGGGAATTTGCGATCGCCTGTTGTCCCAAAAATTAGCTAATATATTATTTGCGGAAGAAGTAGAAGCTTTTTTTAACCAAAATAAACTAGAGTTTGAGCAAGTTATTCTCTATCAAATTATTGTAGACTCTGAAAAGCTTGCTCAAGAGATTTATTATCAAATTGAAGATAGAGAAATTAGTTTTTATGAAGCTGCACATCTTTATGATGTAGATATTTTACGTAAACAAAAGTGTGGTTACGAAGGTAATCTATATCGCTATAACCTACCAAAAGATATAGCTGCTGTTGTATTTAGGACTCAGCCTCAACAGTTAATCGGCCCTTTAAAGACTGAATACGGTTATCACCTTTTGATAGTAGAAGAATTTTTACCTGCTGAATTAACAAATGAAAAATATCAAGAAATCCTTAATAATATGTTCCAAAAATGGTTATTGATAGAATCAAATAATCGATTTATTTAA
- a CDS encoding transposase — protein sequence MHRKPKCRKRLRVKFHKSQEITGKLVNVTVTRISSGKYIASILCETEVEKYPQVAQNIGLDLGIKSYLVTSNGEVVNNPKYYRTQKRKLRKANKKLSRSVKGSNNRVKAKNKLARTYERITNLRDDFLHKLSTRLIKENSIICIEDLRVANMVKNHKLALSISDASWSKFVTMLEYKALWHDRIVQKVGTFYPSSQTCNCCGSINPLVKDLKLREWSCPSCSSYNLRDKNAALNILSEGLRLLTAVGTLEVIKNACGELVSPELLQAEIVEAGIA from the coding sequence ATACATAGAAAACCAAAATGCAGAAAGCGTTTAAGGGTAAAGTTCCATAAATCTCAGGAAATTACTGGAAAACTTGTAAACGTTACTGTAACTCGCATCTCGTCAGGTAAATATATTGCTAGCATTTTGTGTGAGACAGAGGTAGAAAAGTATCCTCAAGTTGCTCAAAATATTGGTTTAGACCTGGGGATTAAATCTTACCTTGTTACAAGCAATGGCGAGGTTGTAAATAATCCCAAATACTACCGAACTCAAAAAAGGAAATTACGTAAAGCAAATAAAAAACTATCCCGTAGTGTAAAAGGTAGTAACAATAGAGTCAAAGCGAAAAACAAGCTGGCTCGTACCTATGAACGCATTACGAATCTGAGAGATGACTTTTTGCACAAACTGTCAACTCGTTTAATCAAAGAAAACAGTATCATCTGTATAGAAGATTTGCGAGTTGCCAACATGGTGAAGAACCATAAATTAGCTTTGAGTATTTCAGACGCTAGTTGGTCTAAATTTGTTACTATGCTTGAATACAAAGCTTTGTGGCATGACAGAATTGTACAAAAAGTTGGTACGTTTTATCCCTCATCTCAGACTTGCAACTGTTGTGGTTCTATCAATCCACTAGTCAAGGATTTAAAGCTGCGTGAATGGTCTTGTCCTAGTTGTAGTAGTTACAATTTGAGGGATAAAAACGCAGCACTTAATATATTAAGTGAGGGTTTGAGATTACTAACCGCCGTTGGTACACTGGAGGTTATAAAAAACGCCTGTGGAGAACTCGTAAGTCCTGAATTACTTCAGGCAGAGATCGTTGAAGCAGGAATCGCGTGA
- the tnpA gene encoding IS200/IS605 family transposase codes for MEIKHGRGYVYAIEYHIVWCVKYRHNVLKDEIADFLKEVLVETAILYKFKVESLEVLEDHVHVLVSATPQHTIPNIVKMLKGISARKLFLKFPQLKKKLWGGHLWNPSYFVSTVSENTEAQVKKYIENQNAESV; via the coding sequence ATGGAAATAAAGCACGGCAGGGGTTATGTTTATGCAATCGAGTACCATATTGTATGGTGTGTCAAATATAGGCACAATGTACTGAAAGATGAAATAGCCGATTTTCTGAAAGAGGTTCTAGTAGAGACGGCAATTCTCTACAAGTTTAAGGTTGAGAGTCTTGAAGTACTAGAAGATCATGTTCACGTTTTAGTCTCTGCAACACCTCAGCACACTATCCCCAATATCGTCAAAATGTTAAAGGGAATATCAGCCAGGAAATTATTTTTAAAGTTTCCTCAACTCAAGAAAAAGTTATGGGGAGGTCATCTTTGGAATCCTAGTTATTTTGTAAGCACTGTTTCAGAAAATACAGAAGCACAAGTCAAAAAATACATAGAAAACCAAAATGCAGAAAGCGTTTAA
- a CDS encoding HetP family heterocyst commitment protein: MNQHMTGMTNVNKAVNPQQFDKVVEAILAGKYSWACVLMLRIVGYNPLHYIPYRTYNRLLKENSEASRTQQSHPSNATIGKSSEAHTSSSCLSKIKDLGYFEVVGKQKTEIRGGHIDSWFAQKIHDSQPIQFDSPSLTASELNLINN; encoded by the coding sequence ATGAATCAACATATGACAGGTATGACCAACGTTAACAAAGCAGTTAATCCTCAGCAATTTGACAAAGTAGTCGAAGCAATTCTAGCTGGTAAATATTCTTGGGCTTGTGTTTTAATGCTACGCATTGTTGGTTACAATCCCTTACATTACATTCCCTACCGGACTTATAATCGACTACTCAAAGAAAACTCCGAAGCTAGCAGAACGCAACAATCACATCCAAGCAATGCCACAATAGGTAAGTCATCTGAAGCTCATACTTCTTCTAGTTGTTTAAGTAAAATCAAAGACCTTGGTTACTTTGAGGTAGTAGGTAAGCAAAAAACAGAAATTCGCGGTGGTCATATAGATTCGTGGTTTGCTCAGAAAATTCACGATTCTCAACCTATACAATTTGACTCGCCGTCCCTAACAGCTAGCGAACTCAATCTAATTAATAATTAG